Proteins from one Desulfonema limicola genomic window:
- a CDS encoding Hsp70 family protein, protein MDPLDKKYIIGIDLGTTNSAVSYVDLQDKDNKNSRIKIFRVPQLTGAGEFSTLSVLPSFLYIPGEYDISKTALTIPWGTQDDIFVGAFARDHGSKVSSRLVSSAKSWLCHSNADRRSKILPWGAGDEVVKISPVQATAYYLKHIKNAWNNAIGDDGDLYLENQLITITVPASFDEVARDLTLEAAAIAGLNNVTLLEEPLAAFYSWLINHEKKWNQFVNPGELILVCDVGGGTTDFTLITLKLVDGSPRFERIAVGDHLILGGDNVDLALARRVEMRMSKKGKKVSLSTDRWKSLCHQCRQAKEMILDGLAESKKITLMGKGKKLIAGTLAASLDRKEIEGIVLEGFFPIADPDLKKKKDVRKGITEFGLPYESEPAITQHMGWFLEHHREDVKQELGRDNPAPDLILFNGGSLKSPVIQEQIRAAVRHWFKIDDNNLPRVLENNNPDLAVALGAAYYGLVKIGHGVRVGSGSPRSYYLGVVTSESQNKESETIDNTNSSKKAICLVERGLDEGTRIELKHSNFEVLANQPVSFDIYSSSFRSGDNSGDIINIDDTLTILPPIKTIVQFGKKETKKTIPVKIEAQYTEMGTLALWCCSAVSRHCWQLQFQLRETETRTEIPYEDIIDTALVDQVCLKLKDVLLNNKDDLLDTLVKDISALAGQPRDKWPLGLIRSMADELLKHISVRKIKANYESRWLNLAGYCMRPGFGDGFDEHRIKKLWKIYKNGPVYSNNAQVRSEWWIMWRRVAGGLKPGQQRQFIQDITSLMFSKKGGKSKISPQEKVEIWMAVANMEYLLVKDKITWGRQLLAEISSQKSSARNVWSISRLGARELLYGPVDRVIPPAEAAAWIKKLMNKEWKNPKPICSAIAQMARKTGDRMRDIEPEFIPEIIEYLSQYDFTESAIHFLQNIVPLEKKEESAIFGESLPSGIVLKS, encoded by the coding sequence TTGGATCCTTTAGATAAAAAATATATAATTGGTATAGACCTTGGGACAACTAATTCTGCTGTTTCTTATGTGGATCTGCAGGACAAAGACAATAAAAATTCCCGGATTAAGATATTCAGGGTTCCCCAGCTCACGGGAGCAGGTGAATTTTCAACTCTTTCAGTACTGCCTTCTTTTCTTTATATTCCTGGAGAGTATGATATCTCCAAAACTGCCCTGACCATTCCCTGGGGAACCCAGGATGATATTTTTGTGGGGGCATTTGCAAGAGATCATGGTTCAAAAGTATCGTCCAGGCTGGTTTCATCAGCTAAAAGCTGGTTATGTCATTCAAATGCAGACAGAAGATCCAAGATACTGCCCTGGGGAGCAGGGGATGAGGTTGTTAAAATTTCTCCAGTCCAGGCTACTGCATATTATTTAAAACATATAAAAAATGCCTGGAATAATGCTATAGGAGATGATGGGGATTTATATCTTGAAAACCAGTTAATAACAATAACTGTGCCTGCATCATTTGATGAAGTGGCAAGAGACCTTACACTTGAGGCTGCTGCAATTGCAGGGCTTAATAATGTTACACTTCTTGAAGAGCCTCTTGCAGCTTTTTACAGCTGGCTTATAAACCATGAAAAAAAGTGGAACCAGTTTGTAAATCCTGGGGAATTGATTCTTGTGTGTGATGTTGGCGGAGGTACTACTGATTTTACCTTAATCACACTAAAGCTTGTTGATGGCAGTCCCAGGTTTGAAAGAATTGCAGTTGGAGATCATTTGATTTTAGGCGGGGATAATGTTGATCTTGCTCTTGCAAGACGTGTTGAAATGCGCATGTCAAAAAAAGGCAAAAAAGTATCACTAAGTACAGACAGGTGGAAATCCCTGTGCCATCAATGCCGTCAGGCCAAAGAAATGATTCTTGACGGACTGGCAGAATCAAAAAAAATAACCTTAATGGGAAAAGGTAAAAAACTGATTGCAGGAACCCTTGCTGCAAGCCTTGACAGAAAGGAAATAGAAGGAATTGTTCTTGAAGGTTTTTTTCCTATTGCAGACCCGGATCTGAAAAAAAAGAAAGATGTGCGAAAAGGCATTACTGAATTCGGCCTGCCTTATGAATCAGAGCCGGCTATTACACAGCATATGGGATGGTTTCTGGAGCATCACAGGGAAGATGTTAAACAAGAACTTGGCAGAGACAACCCTGCACCTGATCTAATTCTTTTTAATGGCGGGTCCTTAAAATCTCCTGTAATTCAGGAGCAGATACGGGCTGCTGTCAGGCATTGGTTTAAAATTGATGACAATAACCTGCCCAGAGTACTGGAAAACAATAATCCTGACCTGGCAGTTGCATTGGGAGCGGCTTATTACGGTCTGGTAAAAATTGGTCATGGAGTAAGGGTTGGGAGCGGAAGCCCTCGTTCCTATTATCTTGGGGTTGTTACAAGTGAATCACAAAATAAAGAATCAGAAACCATTGATAATACGAATTCTTCTAAAAAAGCCATATGTCTTGTGGAGCGGGGTCTTGATGAAGGAACCAGGATTGAACTTAAACACAGCAATTTTGAAGTTCTGGCAAATCAGCCTGTAAGTTTTGATATTTACAGCTCAAGTTTTCGGTCAGGAGATAATTCAGGTGATATTATCAATATTGATGATACGCTAACTATTCTTCCCCCAATAAAAACTATTGTTCAATTTGGAAAAAAAGAAACAAAGAAAACTATTCCTGTAAAGATTGAAGCTCAATATACGGAAATGGGTACCCTTGCTTTATGGTGCTGTTCTGCTGTAAGCCGGCATTGCTGGCAGTTACAATTTCAACTCAGGGAAACTGAAACCCGTACAGAGATTCCTTATGAAGATATTATTGATACAGCTTTAGTGGATCAAGTATGTTTAAAACTGAAAGATGTGCTTTTAAATAATAAAGATGATTTGTTAGATACCCTTGTTAAAGATATTTCAGCACTTGCTGGCCAGCCCAGGGATAAATGGCCTTTGGGACTGATACGGAGTATGGCTGATGAATTACTCAAACATATTTCAGTTCGTAAAATTAAAGCAAATTATGAAAGCCGCTGGTTAAACCTTGCAGGATATTGTATGCGTCCTGGGTTTGGAGATGGTTTTGATGAACACAGAATAAAAAAACTCTGGAAAATATATAAAAACGGGCCTGTTTATTCTAATAATGCACAAGTCAGATCCGAGTGGTGGATTATGTGGAGAAGGGTTGCAGGAGGTTTAAAACCAGGCCAGCAAAGACAGTTTATTCAGGATATCACCAGCCTGATGTTTAGTAAAAAAGGGGGGAAATCAAAAATATCACCCCAGGAAAAGGTTGAAATCTGGATGGCTGTTGCAAATATGGAATACCTGCTTGTTAAAGACAAGATAACCTGGGGCAGGCAGCTTCTTGCTGAAATAAGTTCTCAAAAATCCTCAGCCCGGAATGTATGGTCTATTTCAAGGCTTGGGGCAAGGGAATTGCTGTACGGGCCTGTTGACAGGGTAATTCCTCCGGCAGAAGCGGCTGCCTGGATAAAAAAACTTATGAATAAAGAGTGGAAAAATCCTAAACCAATATGTTCTGCCATTGCCCAGATGGCACGAAAAACCGGCGACCGTATGCGGGATATTGAACCTGAATTTATCCCTGAAATCATAGAATATTTGTCTCAATATGATTTTACTGAATCTGCAATACATTTTTTGCAAAATATTGTTCCATTGGAAAAAAAGGAAGAAAGTGCTATTTTTGGTGAATCCCTGCCATCAGGCATTGTTTTAAAATCCTGA
- a CDS encoding tetratricopeptide repeat protein: MKKPVKIITMFLIVCNMLIFPCWLHISEAQEELTSNYWFKKGLEQAQQNNFDQAVEHYTKALEINPQNSAAYNNRGMAFSRKGNYDKAVDDYTKAIEIKPDLALAYNNRGLALGKKGDYKKAIADFTKAIEFDPDYAQAYYNRGNSQDEKGEFDKAVSDYTRAVTINPDYAQAYYNRGITLFKKGSIDTAIADFTKVLNLKPDFAQGYYSRGISWFKKEELDRAIADFTKALEINPRYAEAYYNRGIAWADKGDYDRGIADYTKAIQINPNPVWLKKRF, translated from the coding sequence ATGAAAAAACCAGTTAAAATAATAACAATGTTTTTGATAGTTTGTAATATGTTGATATTTCCATGCTGGCTGCATATAAGTGAAGCTCAGGAAGAGCTTACTTCGAATTACTGGTTTAAAAAAGGTCTTGAACAGGCACAGCAGAACAATTTTGACCAGGCTGTGGAACATTACACCAAAGCTCTTGAAATTAATCCTCAAAATTCAGCAGCTTATAATAACAGGGGAATGGCCTTCAGCCGTAAAGGGAATTATGATAAAGCTGTTGATGATTATACTAAAGCCATTGAAATAAAACCTGATCTTGCCCTGGCCTATAATAACAGGGGGCTTGCATTGGGCAAAAAAGGGGATTATAAAAAAGCAATTGCTGATTTTACCAAAGCTATTGAATTTGATCCTGATTATGCCCAGGCTTATTATAACAGGGGCAATTCTCAAGATGAAAAAGGGGAGTTTGACAAGGCTGTATCTGATTATACAAGGGCAGTTACCATTAATCCTGATTATGCCCAGGCTTATTATAACAGGGGCATAACCCTGTTTAAAAAAGGGAGTATTGACACTGCAATTGCTGATTTTACAAAGGTGTTAAATCTAAAACCTGATTTTGCACAGGGATATTACAGCCGTGGTATTTCCTGGTTTAAAAAAGAAGAATTGGACAGGGCTATTGCTGATTTTACAAAAGCTCTTGAGATAAATCCAAGATATGCCGAAGCATATTACAACAGGGGTATTGCATGGGCAGATAAAGGGGACTATGACCGCGGAATTGCAGATTACACAAAAGCAATCCAGATTAATCCCAACCCTGTGTGGCTGAAAAAGCGTTTTTAG